A region of Rhodospirillales bacterium DNA encodes the following proteins:
- a CDS encoding class I SAM-dependent methyltransferase → MDNFPKYVRRQAMTRFLALYELFKLVQNVKGSVVECGVHEGFGLMTWARLTAILEPVNLTRRIYGFDTFAGFPSVAAKDRSSVGAAVRKGALRADSRDELLELSAINDSTRFLGHVPKVELVKGDATRTIPAFIKSHPHLLVSLLYLDFDLHAPTKAALDHFLPRMPKGAVIAFDELDNPLWPGETLACVELMRKRPLRIERFPFDPFIGFARLD, encoded by the coding sequence ATGGACAACTTCCCGAAGTATGTCCGCCGCCAGGCCATGACGCGGTTCCTCGCGCTCTACGAGCTGTTCAAGCTGGTCCAGAACGTCAAGGGATCGGTGGTCGAGTGCGGCGTGCACGAGGGATTCGGCCTGATGACCTGGGCGCGCCTGACCGCGATCCTCGAGCCGGTGAACCTGACGCGGCGCATCTACGGTTTCGACACCTTCGCCGGCTTCCCGTCGGTGGCGGCCAAGGACCGCTCCTCCGTCGGCGCCGCGGTCAGAAAGGGCGCGCTGCGCGCCGACAGCCGCGACGAGCTGCTCGAGCTGTCGGCCATCAACGATTCGACCCGCTTCCTCGGGCACGTGCCGAAGGTCGAGCTGGTGAAGGGCGACGCGACGAGGACGATCCCCGCCTTCATCAAGTCGCATCCGCACCTGCTCGTCAGCCTGCTGTACCTCGACTTCGACCTCCACGCGCCCACCAAGGCGGCGCTCGACCATTTCCTGCCGCGCATGCCCAAGGGCGCGGTGATCGCGTTCGACGAGCTCGACAATCCGCTGTGGCCGGGCGAGACGCTGGCCTGCGTCGAGCTGATGCGCAAAAGACCCTTGAGGATCGAGCGCTTCCCGTTCGATCCGTTCATCGGCTTCGCGCGCCTGGACTGA